Proteins co-encoded in one Clarias gariepinus isolate MV-2021 ecotype Netherlands chromosome 13, CGAR_prim_01v2, whole genome shotgun sequence genomic window:
- the ywhaqb gene encoding tyrosine 3-monooxygenase/tryptophan 5-monooxygenase activation protein, theta polypeptide b, which yields MERGDFVLKAKLAEQAERYDDMVACMREVTKAGGELSNEERNLLSVAYKNVVGTRRLAWRVISNVESNSEESDKKPEVVKEYREKVENELRDICKDVLDLLTKYLIKNSTNNENKVFYLKMKGDYFRYLAEVAPKDDKTAVTDSQKAYQEAFDLSKKEMKSTHPIHLGLALNFSVFYYEILGSPEKACNLAKEVLEKATEDASSVSDESFNDSAIIIQLLRDNLSLWTADTGEENEEKQS from the exons ATGGAAAGAGGAGACTTTGTCCTCAAGGCCAAACTGGCTGAGCAAGCTGAGCGTTATGATGACATGGTGGCTTGTATGAGGGAGGTGACCAAGGCTGGTGGCGAACTCTCAAATGAGGAAAGGAACTTGCTGTCTGTCGCCTACAAGAATGTGGTTGGCACACGCAGGTTGGCCTGGCGGGTCATATCCAACGTTGAGAGCAATTCAGAAGAAAGTGACAAAAAGCCTGAAGTGGTAAAAGAATACCGGGAGAAAGTGGAGAATGAACTAAGAGATATCTGCAAAGATGTACTG GACCTGCTGACtaaatatctaataaaaaatTCTACAAATAATGAGAACAAGGTCTTTTACCTGAAAATGAAGGGAGACTATTTCAGATACCTTGCTGAAGTGGCTCCGAAAGATGATAAAA CTGCTGTAACTGACTCTCAGAAAGCCTACCAAGAGGCATTCGATCTGAGCAAGAAAGAGATGAAGTCAACACACCCGATCCACCTGGGCCTCGCCCTAAACTTCTCTGTCTTCTACTACGAGATTCTTGGCTCTCCGGAGAAAGCTTGCAACCTTGCAAAAGAG GTACTTGAAAAAGCCACAGAGGATGCAAGTTCCGTTAGTGACGAATCTTTTAATGACAGCGCCATCATCATACAGCTGCTAAGAGACAACCTCTCA TTATGGACAGCTGATACTGGAGAGGAGAATGAAGaaaagcagagctga